Proteins from a genomic interval of Deltaproteobacteria bacterium HGW-Deltaproteobacteria-18:
- the glyA gene encoding serine hydroxymethyltransferase (catalyzes the reaction of glycine with 5,10-methylenetetrahydrofolate to form L-serine and tetrahydrofolate): MDELTRQDPQIAKAIQLETNRQITKLELIASENFTSLAVRAAMGSVMTHKYAEGYPGKRYYGGCEFVDMAENLAMERARQLFGAEYANVQPHSGSQANMGAYFAVIEPGDTILGMNLSHGGHLTHGSPVNFSGRLFKTAFYGVEKETGQINYDEVEALAKQHQPKLIIAGASAYPRTLDFARFRAIADSVGAKLLVDMAHIAGLVATNLHPSPIKHAHYTTTTTHKTLRGPRGGMILSSEEFGKTLNSQIFPGIQGGPLMHVIAAKAVAFAEALRPEFREYQQQVLDNAVTLAKELTDAGYHLVSGGTDNHLMLVDLTAQDITGKDAEIGLDKGGITVNKNTVPFETRSPFVTSGVRLGTPALTTRGMKSGDMRKVAKWIVAILENLDNESRLTEIRLEVEKFAGQFPLFAW, translated from the coding sequence ATGGACGAACTCACCCGCCAGGATCCGCAGATAGCAAAGGCAATCCAGCTGGAGACCAACCGCCAGATCACCAAACTCGAGCTCATTGCCTCGGAGAACTTCACCTCCCTTGCGGTCCGCGCCGCCATGGGCAGCGTCATGACCCACAAGTACGCCGAAGGCTACCCGGGCAAACGCTATTACGGCGGCTGCGAGTTCGTGGACATGGCCGAAAACCTGGCCATGGAGCGGGCGCGCCAGCTTTTCGGGGCCGAGTACGCCAACGTCCAGCCCCATTCGGGTTCCCAGGCCAACATGGGCGCCTATTTCGCCGTCATCGAACCCGGCGACACCATCCTGGGCATGAACCTGTCCCACGGCGGTCACCTGACTCATGGCAGCCCGGTCAATTTCTCGGGCCGCCTGTTCAAGACCGCCTTTTACGGGGTGGAAAAGGAAACCGGCCAGATCAACTATGACGAGGTCGAAGCCCTGGCCAAGCAGCATCAGCCCAAGCTGATCATCGCCGGTGCCAGCGCCTACCCGCGCACCCTCGATTTTGCCCGCTTCCGCGCCATCGCCGATAGCGTCGGGGCCAAGCTGCTGGTCGACATGGCCCATATCGCGGGGCTCGTGGCCACGAATCTGCACCCCTCGCCCATAAAACACGCGCACTACACAACGACGACCACGCACAAGACCCTGCGCGGACCTCGCGGCGGCATGATCCTGAGTTCAGAGGAATTCGGCAAGACCCTCAACTCCCAGATCTTCCCCGGCATCCAGGGCGGACCGCTCATGCACGTCATCGCGGCCAAGGCCGTGGCATTCGCCGAGGCCCTGCGCCCCGAGTTCAGGGAATACCAGCAGCAGGTTCTCGACAACGCCGTCACCCTGGCCAAGGAACTGACCGACGCAGGCTATCACCTGGTTTCCGGAGGCACGGACAACCACCTCATGCTGGTGGACCTGACCGCCCAGGACATCACCGGCAAGGACGCCGAGATCGGCCTGGACAAGGGCGGCATCACCGTCAACAAGAACACCGTGCCCTTCGAGACCCGCTCGCCCTTTGTCACCTCCGGAGTCCGCCTGGGCACGCCGGCCTTGACCACGCGCGGCATGAAGAGCGGCGACATGCGCAAGGTGGCCAAATGGATTGTAGCCATCCTCGAGAATCTGGACAACGAGTCCAGACTGACCGAGATTCGGCTTGAAGTGGAGAAATTCGCGGGCCAGTTCCCGCTTTTCGCCTGGTAG
- the fabF gene encoding beta-ketoacyl-[acyl-carrier-protein] synthase II: MIGKRVVVTGLAAMTPIGNSLQESWANLVGGVCGIGPITLFDCSEFDTKIAGELKNFNPTDYVGVKDAKRMDRFVQIAVAAGKQLMEDCGLTMDEATAPEVGVLLGCGLGGLSTIEEFHSKLLKSGPGRISPFYIPMLIANMASGQISIHTGAKGPNLVTTSACASATHAIGYAYSDIKLGRVKACITGGVESTITPMGVSGFIAMKALSTRNDEPQKASRPFDADRTGFVIGEGAGLLMLEELEHAKARGAKIYAEVVGYGASGDAYHIAAPEESGTGMAQAMKCALRDAELAPEQVTFVNAHGTSTKLNDKTETKAIKSVFGDHAYKMPITANKSMIGHLLGAAGGAEAVFTAMSLTSGIVPGTINQDTPDPDCDLDYTPGASREMELEYGISNSFGFGGTNASIILRSFK; the protein is encoded by the coding sequence ATGATTGGAAAACGCGTTGTCGTTACAGGCCTTGCGGCCATGACCCCCATTGGCAATTCCCTGCAGGAAAGCTGGGCCAACCTTGTCGGCGGAGTCTGCGGCATTGGTCCCATCACCCTCTTTGACTGTTCCGAATTCGACACGAAGATCGCAGGGGAACTGAAAAATTTCAATCCGACCGATTATGTCGGGGTCAAGGATGCCAAGCGAATGGACCGCTTTGTCCAGATCGCCGTGGCCGCCGGCAAGCAGCTCATGGAAGACTGCGGTCTGACCATGGACGAAGCCACGGCCCCGGAAGTGGGCGTGCTCTTGGGCTGCGGTCTTGGCGGCCTGTCAACCATCGAGGAATTCCACAGCAAGCTGCTCAAATCCGGACCAGGCAGGATTTCGCCCTTTTACATTCCCATGCTCATCGCGAACATGGCTTCGGGTCAGATTTCCATCCACACCGGCGCCAAAGGCCCGAATCTGGTCACCACATCGGCCTGCGCCTCGGCCACCCACGCCATCGGCTACGCGTATTCCGACATCAAGCTCGGCCGGGTCAAGGCCTGCATCACCGGCGGAGTGGAGTCGACCATCACGCCCATGGGCGTGTCCGGTTTCATTGCCATGAAGGCCCTGTCCACCCGCAACGACGAACCGCAAAAGGCCAGCCGCCCCTTTGACGCCGACCGCACAGGCTTTGTCATCGGCGAAGGCGCGGGCCTGCTCATGCTCGAAGAGCTGGAGCACGCCAAGGCACGCGGAGCAAAAATCTATGCCGAAGTCGTCGGCTACGGAGCTTCCGGAGACGCGTATCACATCGCCGCTCCCGAAGAATCGGGCACGGGCATGGCCCAGGCCATGAAGTGCGCCCTGCGGGACGCCGAACTGGCCCCCGAACAGGTCACCTTCGTCAATGCGCACGGCACCTCGACCAAACTCAACGACAAGACCGAAACCAAAGCCATCAAGTCCGTCTTCGGCGATCACGCCTACAAGATGCCCATCACCGCCAACAAGAGCATGATCGGACACCTGCTGGGCGCTGCCGGCGGTGCCGAGGCTGTATTCACGGCCATGAGCCTGACCTCGGGCATTGTCCCCGGAACAATCAATCAGGACACTCCGGACCCGGACTGCGATCTGGACTACACTCCGGGCGCCAGCAGGGAAATGGAGCTGGAATACGGCATCAGCAACTCGTTCGGATTCGGCGGCACCAATGCCTCCATAATCCTGCGCAGTTTCAAATAA
- a CDS encoding acyl carrier protein, which yields MSIEEKVKELVVEQLGVSAEEVKLESSFVESLGADSLDLTELIMAMEEEFDIEIDDEDAQKIATVQDAINYIKSKS from the coding sequence ATGTCTATTGAAGAAAAAGTCAAAGAACTGGTGGTCGAGCAGCTGGGCGTTTCCGCGGAAGAAGTAAAGCTTGAGTCCTCCTTTGTGGAGTCCCTGGGCGCCGACTCCCTGGACCTGACCGAACTGATCATGGCCATGGAAGAGGAATTCGACATCGAGATCGATGACGAAGACGCACAGAAGATCGCCACCGTCCAGGACGCCATCAATTATATCAAGTCCAAGTCCTAG
- a CDS encoding beta-ketoacyl-ACP reductase yields MSELVRTALVTGGTRGIGKAIVKKLAGLGYQVYFTYVSRPELAEAVCAEVSADGGAARGFLLDASDWDAVADFFAAEIKDKVSLELLVNNAGITKDGLIMRMKREQWEQVIQINLTGAFVCLQQAAKIMLKQRKGRIVNISSVVGQMGNAGQANYCASKAGLIGLTKAAALELGSRGITVNAIAPGFIETDMTETLPQDVREKYLERIPLGRLGSAQTIADAVAYLASDQAEYITGQVLGINGGMYL; encoded by the coding sequence ATGAGCGAACTGGTCAGGACCGCCCTGGTCACCGGCGGCACAAGAGGGATCGGCAAGGCGATCGTAAAAAAACTTGCAGGCTTGGGGTACCAGGTTTATTTCACATACGTGAGCAGACCGGAACTCGCCGAAGCCGTATGCGCCGAAGTATCGGCTGATGGCGGGGCGGCCCGGGGCTTTCTGCTTGACGCCAGCGACTGGGACGCCGTAGCCGATTTTTTTGCTGCCGAGATCAAGGACAAGGTCAGCCTTGAGCTTCTGGTCAACAACGCAGGCATCACCAAGGACGGCCTGATCATGCGCATGAAGCGCGAGCAGTGGGAACAGGTGATCCAGATCAACCTGACCGGAGCCTTCGTCTGCCTGCAACAGGCGGCCAAGATCATGCTCAAGCAGCGCAAAGGACGCATCGTCAATATTTCCTCTGTCGTGGGGCAGATGGGCAATGCCGGGCAAGCCAACTACTGCGCATCCAAGGCCGGCCTCATCGGGCTGACCAAGGCTGCGGCACTTGAGCTTGGTTCGCGCGGCATCACCGTCAACGCCATCGCGCCGGGGTTCATCGAGACCGACATGACTGAAACTCTCCCCCAGGACGTGCGGGAAAAATATCTCGAACGCATTCCTCTGGGACGCCTCGGTTCGGCGCAAACCATCGCCGACGCCGTGGCCTATCTTGCATCCGACCAGGCTGAATACATCACCGGTCAGGTGCTCGGAATCAATGGCGGCATGTATCTGTAG
- a CDS encoding 3-oxoacyl-ACP synthase has protein sequence MSSPCFISGLGLHLPRTIVTNSDLEHLVETSDDWIRTRTGIATRYFAQPDEPCSVLAYHAACKALENAGMTAQDLTHIFVGTFSGDYNLPTTSCLLQDMLGLKGIPAFDLAAACSGFLYCLETARAYACMYPDARILIVGSEVTTSRLNFEDRTTCVLFGDGAGAAIVTGQGNPGKIKVLDAMLKADGSVGNLLTIHGGGSACKPVLGQTVGPEYFVEMNGRDVFKHAVRCMVEISGNLLERNGLTTDDIDLIIPHQANIRIIEAIGKKLDVGSDKIYVNVDRIGNTSAASIPIALTEAVASGRIQPGMKVLLTAFGGGFTWASALLQF, from the coding sequence ATGTCTTCACCGTGCTTCATTTCGGGACTGGGTTTGCACCTGCCCCGGACAATTGTAACGAATTCGGACCTGGAACACCTCGTCGAGACCTCCGACGACTGGATTCGCACGCGCACCGGCATCGCAACACGATATTTCGCCCAGCCGGACGAGCCCTGTTCCGTCCTGGCCTACCACGCCGCATGCAAGGCCCTTGAAAACGCGGGAATGACCGCCCAGGACCTCACGCATATTTTTGTGGGCACTTTTTCGGGGGACTACAATCTCCCGACCACTTCCTGCCTGCTGCAGGACATGCTGGGCCTCAAGGGCATCCCGGCCTTCGATCTGGCCGCGGCCTGCTCCGGCTTTCTGTATTGCCTCGAGACGGCCCGGGCCTATGCCTGCATGTATCCCGACGCCAGAATCCTGATCGTCGGCAGTGAGGTGACCACCTCACGACTCAACTTTGAAGACCGTACCACCTGCGTACTCTTCGGCGACGGGGCAGGAGCGGCCATCGTCACAGGACAGGGTAATCCCGGCAAAATCAAGGTCCTCGACGCCATGCTCAAAGCCGACGGTTCCGTAGGCAACCTGCTGACCATCCACGGCGGCGGCTCGGCCTGCAAGCCGGTGCTCGGCCAGACCGTCGGACCGGAATATTTTGTCGAGATGAACGGACGCGACGTCTTCAAGCACGCCGTGCGCTGCATGGTTGAAATTTCCGGGAATCTGCTGGAGCGAAACGGGCTGACCACCGACGACATCGATCTCATCATCCCTCATCAGGCCAATATCCGAATCATCGAGGCCATCGGCAAGAAATTGGACGTGGGCTCCGATAAAATCTACGTCAATGTGGACCGGATAGGTAACACCTCGGCGGCCTCCATCCCCATCGCACTGACCGAAGCTGTGGCCAGCGGCCGCATCCAGCCCGGAATGAAGGTCCTGCTCACCGCCTTTGGCGGCGGATTTACCTGGGCATCGGCCTTGTTGCAATTTTAG
- a CDS encoding phosphate--acyl-ACP acyltransferase codes for MPKDICLAVDAMGGDFGPEINIPGSLAAARETGVRLILVGDEPSIRKELERHAHADVRFEIVHTTQVAGMAEKPSDVLRRKKDSSMQVAFRLVREGRAHGVVTAGNSGAALACGMFILGRISGVDRPALASILPTLKKPIVLIDVGANADCKPYNLVQFGLMAEVLARCVLDIPSPKVGILSIGEEEGKGNSLTKDAFTLLKGSSLNFIGNVEGRDVFIGDTDVIVCDGFVGNVALKLSEGLGSALASMLKTELKKSIWSRLGTLIALPAFKRFAKKIDYAEYGGAPILGLNGIAIVCHGKSNARAITTALQQAAIFVEKKANDYLVEGLHANTELSLFSRTGKASALKQEAAGL; via the coding sequence ATGCCTAAAGACATCTGTCTCGCCGTGGACGCCATGGGGGGAGACTTCGGCCCGGAAATAAACATTCCGGGCTCCCTCGCGGCTGCCCGTGAGACGGGAGTCCGGCTCATCCTTGTGGGCGACGAACCGTCCATCCGCAAGGAATTGGAGAGGCACGCCCATGCGGACGTGCGTTTCGAAATCGTTCACACCACCCAGGTGGCCGGCATGGCGGAAAAGCCTTCGGATGTGCTCAGGCGCAAGAAGGACAGCTCCATGCAGGTGGCCTTTCGGCTTGTGCGCGAAGGCCGGGCCCACGGCGTGGTCACGGCCGGAAACTCCGGCGCGGCCCTGGCCTGCGGCATGTTCATCCTCGGCCGCATAAGCGGCGTGGACAGACCGGCGCTGGCTTCCATCTTGCCGACGCTCAAAAAGCCCATCGTGCTCATCGACGTGGGCGCCAATGCGGACTGCAAGCCATACAATCTGGTCCAGTTCGGCCTCATGGCCGAAGTGCTGGCCCGTTGCGTGCTGGACATCCCCAGTCCGAAAGTGGGCATTCTGAGCATCGGAGAGGAAGAAGGCAAAGGCAACAGCCTGACCAAGGACGCCTTTACCCTGCTCAAGGGATCTTCACTCAATTTTATCGGCAACGTCGAGGGACGTGACGTCTTCATCGGCGATACCGACGTCATCGTCTGCGACGGTTTCGTCGGCAACGTGGCCTTGAAGCTGAGCGAAGGACTGGGCTCGGCGTTGGCTTCCATGCTCAAGACGGAGCTCAAGAAGTCAATCTGGTCGCGTCTGGGAACGCTCATCGCCCTGCCCGCCTTCAAACGCTTCGCCAAAAAAATCGACTACGCCGAATACGGTGGCGCGCCCATTCTTGGCCTGAACGGCATCGCCATTGTCTGCCACGGCAAATCCAATGCGAGAGCCATCACCACCGCACTGCAGCAAGCCGCCATCTTCGTTGAGAAAAAGGCCAACGATTACCTCGTGGAGGGCCTTCACGCCAACACGGAACTGAGCCTCTTCTCCCGAACCGGCAAGGCCTCCGCCCTGAAGCAGGAAGCTGCGGGCCTTTAG
- a CDS encoding 50S ribosomal protein L32 translates to MPLPKKKTSKSRRNMRRSHDHVAIPNVVYCECGEASLSHCICPGCGKYKGRQYTKAADA, encoded by the coding sequence ATGCCATTGCCCAAGAAGAAAACATCCAAGTCCAGAAGAAACATGCGTCGTTCCCATGACCACGTCGCCATCCCCAATGTCGTGTACTGCGAATGCGGCGAAGCGAGCCTGTCCCACTGCATCTGCCCCGGTTGCGGCAAATACAAGGGACGCCAGTACACCAAGGCTGCAGATGCCTAA
- a CDS encoding metal-binding protein, producing the protein MVEHWIGLTNLPAQGREFSFDDQDVWRELWQEFHYDIEIVTPLSATLSIVPQQDGYLIQGHLGGTVKTVCHRCLEEAEVVIDHDFDSFEAHEDVDLIEDEPTHLRNIDTGWELDLAGLLWEEFLLALPEKILCADSCLGLCPQCGKNRNLESCACSNPDSQSPLARALQGLKIKTN; encoded by the coding sequence ATGGTTGAACATTGGATTGGACTGACGAATCTCCCGGCACAAGGTCGGGAATTTTCATTTGACGACCAGGATGTCTGGAGGGAACTCTGGCAGGAGTTCCACTATGACATCGAGATCGTCACACCTCTTTCGGCCACGCTGAGCATCGTTCCCCAGCAGGACGGATACCTGATCCAGGGCCATCTTGGCGGCACCGTAAAAACCGTGTGCCACCGATGCCTGGAAGAGGCCGAAGTGGTCATCGATCACGACTTCGACTCCTTCGAAGCTCACGAAGACGTCGACCTGATCGAAGACGAACCCACCCACCTGCGCAACATCGACACAGGGTGGGAATTGGACTTGGCTGGCCTTTTGTGGGAAGAATTCCTGCTGGCCCTGCCCGAAAAAATACTTTGCGCCGACTCGTGTTTGGGGCTATGCCCGCAATGCGGAAAAAACAGGAACCTGGAATCATGCGCCTGCAGCAATCCCGACAGCCAATCACCCTTGGCCAGAGCGTTGCAAGGCCTTAAAATCAAAACCAATTAG
- the rpmB gene encoding 50S ribosomal protein L28 has product MSKVCDICGKGPQVGNNVSHANNKTKRRFMPNLQAVRAQLQSGEVKRMKVCTQCIRSGAVTKPAVN; this is encoded by the coding sequence ATGTCAAAAGTTTGCGATATTTGTGGGAAGGGCCCTCAGGTCGGCAACAATGTCAGCCATGCCAACAACAAGACCAAGCGGCGCTTCATGCCCAACCTTCAGGCTGTCCGCGCACAGCTGCAGTCCGGCGAAGTGAAGCGGATGAAGGTTTGCACCCAGTGCATCCGTTCTGGAGCCGTGACTAAGCCCGCAGTCAACTAG
- a CDS encoding superoxide dismutase [Fe] (SodB; iron binding; present under aerobic and anaerobic conditions; destroys free radicals), with the protein MIFVLPDLPYAKDALSPCISAKTFDFHHGKHHQLYIDNTNKLIAGTDFEGQTLREIVMATAGDPSKAGIFNNAAQVWNHSFYWRCMKAGGGGAPTGAVAEGINKAFGNYENFAKAFKEAGMTQFGSGWAWLVEKGGKLEIMKTGNADTPMIHGAKALLTADVWEHAYYLDYQNRRADYLQDFLDKLINWEFVNQQLAK; encoded by the coding sequence ATGATCTTCGTGCTCCCGGATCTCCCCTACGCCAAGGACGCTTTAAGCCCATGCATCAGCGCCAAGACCTTTGACTTTCATCATGGCAAACACCACCAGCTCTACATCGACAACACCAACAAACTGATCGCGGGCACGGATTTCGAAGGACAGACACTGCGGGAAATAGTCATGGCCACGGCGGGCGACCCCTCCAAGGCTGGCATTTTCAACAACGCGGCCCAGGTCTGGAACCATTCCTTCTACTGGCGCTGCATGAAGGCCGGCGGTGGCGGAGCACCCACCGGAGCCGTGGCTGAAGGCATCAACAAGGCATTTGGCAACTACGAAAATTTCGCCAAGGCCTTCAAGGAAGCAGGCATGACTCAGTTCGGAAGCGGATGGGCCTGGCTGGTGGAAAAAGGCGGGAAGCTTGAGATCATGAAGACCGGCAACGCCGACACGCCCATGATCCACGGCGCCAAGGCACTGCTCACAGCAGACGTCTGGGAGCACGCCTATTACCTTGATTACCAGAACCGGCGGGCCGACTATCTGCAGGATTTTCTGGACAAGCTGATCAACTGGGAATTCGTAAACCAGCAGCTGGCCAAGTAG
- a CDS encoding RNA methyltransferase, whose product MYDYQQNQIYTAQVADGIEDLARTELQELGATDCACGFRYVRFKASPQALYRIAYRARLISRVLAPLVRFACPADQDLYKAGMAIRWTDFLTADQTFAIFANVSKSAIGHSQYAGLKLKDAVADWFRDHTGIRPSVDPRDPDLWLHLHIHEDVGTISLDVSGGSMHRRGYRVQSVEAPMNETVAAAIIRMSEWDGKSPLIDPLCGSGTILCEAFMHATNLPSGLLRRKFGFNRLPDFNPRLWDLELAAETTVELEADLRGSDIDAVAVEATRTNMSMLPGGDEVIVGRRDFFERGDMTNTTIICNPPYGIRLGKSEDMAPWFKKFGDHLKQRCAGSTAYVYFGDRAWLKCIGLKPQWKKPLKNGGLDGRLAKFVLY is encoded by the coding sequence ATGTACGACTACCAGCAAAACCAGATCTATACAGCCCAGGTGGCGGACGGCATCGAAGACCTGGCCCGAACCGAACTGCAGGAACTCGGGGCCACCGACTGCGCATGCGGCTTTCGCTACGTGCGCTTCAAGGCCTCACCCCAGGCGCTGTACCGCATCGCCTACCGCGCGCGGCTGATCTCCCGCGTCCTGGCTCCGCTTGTGCGCTTCGCCTGCCCGGCGGACCAGGATCTTTACAAGGCCGGCATGGCGATACGCTGGACCGACTTCCTGACGGCGGACCAGACTTTCGCCATCTTCGCCAATGTCTCAAAAAGCGCCATCGGCCATTCCCAGTATGCGGGACTCAAACTCAAGGACGCCGTTGCGGACTGGTTCCGGGATCACACCGGCATCAGGCCCAGCGTCGACCCCCGCGATCCCGACCTGTGGTTGCATCTGCACATCCACGAAGACGTGGGCACGATCAGCCTGGACGTCTCCGGCGGGTCCATGCACCGGCGCGGCTACCGCGTGCAGAGCGTCGAAGCGCCCATGAACGAGACCGTGGCGGCGGCGATAATCCGCATGAGCGAATGGGACGGCAAGTCTCCCCTCATCGACCCCCTGTGCGGCTCGGGGACCATTCTGTGCGAAGCATTCATGCACGCCACCAACCTTCCGTCCGGATTGCTGCGCCGCAAATTCGGCTTCAACCGGCTGCCCGATTTCAATCCCCGTCTGTGGGATCTGGAGCTCGCCGCCGAGACCACGGTGGAACTCGAGGCCGACCTGCGCGGCAGCGACATCGACGCCGTCGCGGTGGAAGCAACGCGGACCAACATGTCCATGCTGCCCGGCGGGGACGAGGTCATCGTCGGGCGCAGGGACTTTTTTGAGCGCGGCGACATGACAAACACTACCATCATTTGCAATCCACCCTACGGCATCCGCCTCGGCAAAAGCGAAGACATGGCCCCGTGGTTCAAAAAATTCGGGGACCACCTGAAACAACGTTGCGCCGGTTCCACCGCATACGTCTACTTCGGGGACAGGGCCTGGCTCAAGTGCATCGGCTTGAAGCCGCAGTGGAAAAAGCCCCTCAAGAACGGAGGCCTGGACGGCCGCCTGGCCAAGTTCGTCCTGTACTGA
- a CDS encoding glutamate--tRNA ligase → MTQIVTRFPPSPTGYLHIGGARTALFNYLYARQSGGKFILRIEDTDQARSTQEMTDAIIDAMHWLGLDFDEGPYFQSERGDLYGSHVDRLVETGKAYYCSCTPEEVEEMRETARAAGLKPKYNGKCRELGLGPGPGRVVRFKTPLTGKVIFDDLIKGPIAWDVQEMDDFVIRRADGSAIYQMAVVVDDVLMGVTHVLRGDDHQNNTPKQILIYEALGAALPKFGHVPMILGPDKKKMSKRHGATSVMMYKDLGYLPEAMLSYLVRLGWSHGDDELFTMDELLKKFTLEGLGKSASVFDMDKLNWTNSHFIKVGDVPRLAGLLDEMIRQNTDFEPAKDYLEAIVPLFQPRAKTLKEMAEQATFFLHDAGSLPYAEAAVTKFLTPDTREHLAILAERMEALAAFDHSSLEEMVNVYLEETGLKFKALAQPIRVAITGTTMSPGLFETMEVLGRERTLERFRKALTL, encoded by the coding sequence ATGACCCAAATAGTGACACGTTTCCCCCCCAGTCCCACTGGATATCTGCATATCGGAGGTGCCCGCACGGCGCTTTTCAACTACCTGTATGCCCGCCAGAGCGGAGGCAAGTTCATCCTGCGCATCGAGGACACGGATCAGGCCCGATCGACCCAGGAAATGACAGACGCCATCATCGACGCCATGCACTGGCTGGGCCTGGATTTTGATGAAGGCCCCTATTTCCAGAGCGAGCGCGGCGACCTCTACGGCAGCCATGTGGACAGGCTCGTGGAAACGGGCAAGGCCTACTACTGCTCCTGCACGCCCGAAGAAGTCGAAGAGATGCGCGAGACGGCCCGCGCTGCGGGACTCAAGCCCAAATACAACGGCAAGTGCCGGGAACTTGGCCTTGGGCCCGGACCTGGGCGCGTGGTCCGCTTCAAGACACCGCTGACGGGCAAGGTGATCTTTGACGACCTCATCAAGGGTCCCATCGCCTGGGACGTGCAGGAAATGGACGACTTCGTCATCCGCCGGGCGGACGGCTCCGCCATCTATCAGATGGCAGTGGTCGTGGACGACGTGCTCATGGGCGTGACCCATGTCCTGCGCGGCGACGACCACCAGAACAACACGCCCAAGCAGATCCTCATCTACGAGGCCCTGGGTGCAGCCCTGCCCAAATTCGGCCACGTGCCCATGATCCTCGGTCCCGACAAGAAAAAGATGAGCAAGCGCCACGGCGCGACCTCGGTCATGATGTACAAGGATCTCGGGTACCTGCCCGAAGCCATGCTCAGCTATCTGGTGCGGCTGGGCTGGTCTCATGGCGATGACGAACTCTTCACCATGGACGAGCTGCTGAAGAAATTCACTCTTGAGGGCCTTGGCAAATCCGCCTCGGTTTTCGACATGGACAAGCTCAACTGGACCAACAGCCACTTCATCAAGGTCGGCGATGTGCCGAGGCTCGCAGGATTGCTGGACGAAATGATCCGGCAGAACACGGACTTTGAACCAGCAAAGGACTACCTTGAGGCCATCGTGCCCCTCTTCCAGCCCAGAGCCAAGACTCTCAAGGAAATGGCCGAACAGGCGACCTTCTTCCTGCATGACGCCGGGAGCCTGCCTTATGCCGAAGCGGCGGTGACCAAGTTCCTCACCCCGGATACACGTGAGCATCTTGCGATCCTGGCTGAACGCATGGAAGCCCTTGCAGCCTTTGACCACAGCAGCCTGGAAGAGATGGTAAACGTCTATCTGGAAGAGACCGGCCTCAAGTTCAAGGCTCTGGCCCAGCCCATTCGCGTGGCCATCACCGGCACGACCATGAGCCCGGGCCTGTTCGAAACAATGGAAGTCCTCGGGCGCGAGCGCACCCTGGAACGCTTCCGCAAGGCCCTGACCCTGTAA
- a CDS encoding ferredoxin:thioredoxin reductase — MTPEELYEKLRPLQEAKGYFFNKDKAFVLDLMESLLINRERYGYMACPCRLASGKRELDQDILCPCVYREPDVAEFGACYCGLYVSKEINEGSIPLETVPERRDPEKLMAGLLFEE; from the coding sequence ATGACTCCCGAAGAACTCTACGAGAAACTGCGGCCCCTGCAGGAAGCCAAAGGCTATTTCTTCAACAAGGACAAAGCCTTCGTTCTTGATCTCATGGAAAGCCTGCTGATCAACCGCGAGCGTTACGGCTACATGGCCTGCCCCTGCCGCCTGGCTTCAGGCAAGCGCGAACTGGATCAGGACATCCTCTGCCCCTGCGTTTACCGCGAACCGGATGTGGCCGAATTTGGAGCCTGTTATTGCGGACTCTACGTCTCCAAGGAAATCAACGAAGGCAGCATCCCCCTGGAGACCGTCCCCGAACGGCGCGACCCTGAAAAGCTGATGGCGGGCCTTCTTTTCGAAGAATGA
- a CDS encoding glutaredoxin family protein, with translation MPDKAITLYALSTCVHCKKTKEYLDDCGAKYDCVFVDKLEGDERKQIIEAIKKINPKLSFPTLLVDEEAIVGFKQDQIKEALER, from the coding sequence ATGCCTGACAAAGCCATCACGCTCTATGCATTAAGCACCTGCGTTCATTGCAAGAAAACAAAAGAGTACCTCGACGACTGCGGTGCGAAATACGACTGCGTCTTCGTCGACAAGCTCGAAGGCGATGAACGCAAGCAGATCATCGAGGCCATCAAGAAAATCAATCCCAAGCTTTCCTTTCCGACCTTGCTCGTGGACGAGGAAGCCATTGTCGGCTTCAAGCAGGATCAGATCAAGGAAGCCCTGGAGAGATGA